A portion of the Bdellovibrio bacteriovorus genome contains these proteins:
- a CDS encoding DoxX family membrane protein, producing MARFFWIILTLFSPSAFAHVKWFTRESFAKPPITFADLNTPTFWNLFVLSMFTLASLVWLDRRLESWGTYRKMNEYFDQFTSRATLILRVFTGASILLSWQVDSMIAPELHLYSSGWGWYQFALALLLLFRVTTPVAGAGMVVLYIFAATQYGIYHLLDYVVYLAIGIFLFLSNSTDKRIKDLRIPVLYSGLGFSLCWVAMEKLFFPNWGLDVLQQQPALTMGLPPEFFLMACAFVEMSLGYLLIICLLQRPLALVITIVFFTTTAFFGKTEVVGHTLLHGALLVFVVVGQRGTYQPPIAFHKNLGLRMAFASVNFAILFALLAYPYHRLSQQAYDKHQHMMQEAHGHAEESHSDGSR from the coding sequence ATGGCTCGGTTTTTTTGGATTATTCTCACTCTATTTTCCCCGTCTGCTTTTGCCCACGTGAAGTGGTTTACACGCGAAAGTTTCGCTAAACCGCCGATCACTTTTGCGGATTTAAATACTCCGACCTTTTGGAATCTTTTTGTCCTTTCCATGTTCACTTTGGCGTCTTTAGTGTGGTTAGATCGCAGGCTTGAATCTTGGGGCACTTACCGCAAGATGAACGAATACTTTGATCAGTTTACTTCGCGCGCGACTTTGATTTTGCGTGTCTTTACGGGTGCTTCGATTTTACTTTCTTGGCAGGTGGATTCGATGATCGCGCCTGAATTGCATCTATATTCCAGTGGCTGGGGTTGGTATCAATTCGCCTTGGCCTTGTTGTTATTATTCCGTGTCACCACGCCCGTTGCTGGTGCAGGCATGGTGGTCCTTTATATTTTTGCCGCGACCCAGTACGGCATTTATCACCTGCTTGATTACGTCGTTTATTTGGCGATTGGTATTTTCTTATTTCTTTCAAACAGCACCGACAAGCGCATTAAAGACCTGCGCATTCCGGTTTTATACTCAGGCCTTGGATTTTCACTTTGCTGGGTGGCGATGGAAAAACTGTTCTTCCCCAATTGGGGATTAGACGTTTTACAACAACAGCCCGCTTTAACCATGGGCTTGCCGCCAGAATTTTTCTTAATGGCTTGCGCGTTTGTGGAAATGAGCTTGGGTTATTTGTTAATTATTTGCTTATTGCAAAGACCTTTGGCTCTAGTGATCACGATCGTGTTCTTTACGACCACTGCTTTTTTTGGAAAAACGGAAGTGGTGGGCCACACCTTACTGCACGGCGCCTTGTTGGTTTTCGTCGTTGTCGGTCAACGCGGGACTTATCAGCCGCCGATTGCCTTTCATAAAAACTTGGGCCTGCGCATGGCCTTTGCCTCGGTGAACTTTGCCATTCTTTTTGCGCTACTCGCGTATCCGTATCATAGGCTTTCACAACAAGCTTACGATAAACACCAGCACATGATGCAAGAAGCTCACGGCCATGCCGAAGAAAGCCATTCTGACGGAAGCCGTTAA
- a CDS encoding S8 family serine peptidase, whose product MKRALFLGALLLGSQAFAGEYLVKYTNTGALNMITTMTATKVATIQMTDHNERANLVKVDINKKHEAQALASLLSQPGVEYVVPNFKIHAFTAPVDAAALKEQWAISKVQAEKAWQRAGNKGNKSVLVAVIDTGVDYRHPNLAPNMVPGYDFAENDADPMDKTGFQNPGHGTHCAGAVGATGLIDGGIVGLAPDISMMPLRFLDERGSGDLNNAIKAIDYAIEKKVDVISASWGAAVSRSQAQPLVEAVKRADDAGIIFVAAAANDGKNNDVTEMYPANNGFPNSITVAASGSGDAKPSWSNYGTATVHVAAPGENIMSTLPNNKYGNLSGTSMATPLVSGLVALMKSQDKSLTGAQIRAILQTTGAKVAIETACNCRVDAYGAVDAVMSKKMTIVPSAATVKTSETLPLQVLNGKAPFKFASSNASVATVSDNGTFTAVSNGSTVITVTDADGKTASTLNMNVGAKSSNPPSQPPGGGDPGNPGEPGECPLGDPQLCQIICQIQPDLPFCQ is encoded by the coding sequence ATGAAACGTGCATTATTTTTAGGTGCATTGTTGTTAGGGTCTCAGGCTTTTGCCGGAGAGTATTTGGTGAAATACACCAATACTGGCGCTCTTAACATGATCACTACAATGACAGCTACGAAAGTAGCGACGATCCAAATGACGGATCACAACGAACGTGCAAATCTTGTAAAAGTAGACATCAACAAAAAACACGAAGCTCAAGCCTTAGCAAGTCTTCTGTCTCAACCAGGTGTTGAGTATGTTGTGCCGAACTTTAAGATCCATGCTTTCACCGCACCAGTTGATGCGGCGGCTTTGAAAGAACAATGGGCGATTTCTAAAGTTCAAGCTGAAAAAGCTTGGCAACGTGCTGGTAACAAAGGGAACAAATCTGTTCTAGTTGCAGTTATTGACACGGGCGTTGATTATCGCCATCCGAACTTGGCTCCAAACATGGTTCCAGGTTACGACTTTGCTGAAAACGATGCAGATCCAATGGATAAAACGGGTTTCCAAAATCCTGGTCACGGTACTCACTGTGCCGGTGCTGTTGGCGCGACGGGTTTGATCGACGGTGGTATCGTTGGTTTGGCTCCAGACATCTCTATGATGCCTTTGCGTTTCTTAGATGAGCGTGGTTCTGGTGACCTTAACAACGCGATCAAAGCGATCGATTACGCGATTGAGAAAAAAGTTGACGTGATCTCTGCTTCTTGGGGTGCAGCAGTGTCTCGTTCACAAGCTCAACCACTAGTTGAAGCCGTGAAACGTGCTGACGACGCGGGTATCATCTTCGTAGCGGCAGCGGCGAACGATGGTAAAAACAACGACGTGACTGAAATGTATCCAGCAAACAACGGATTCCCGAACTCTATCACCGTAGCAGCTTCTGGTTCAGGTGACGCGAAACCATCTTGGTCAAACTATGGAACAGCGACTGTTCACGTAGCAGCTCCAGGCGAAAACATCATGTCCACTTTGCCAAACAATAAGTACGGAAACCTTTCTGGGACTTCAATGGCAACTCCGCTAGTTTCGGGTCTTGTGGCTTTGATGAAGTCTCAAGATAAATCACTAACTGGTGCACAGATCCGCGCGATCTTGCAAACAACAGGTGCTAAAGTAGCTATCGAAACGGCTTGTAACTGCCGCGTAGACGCTTACGGTGCGGTTGATGCAGTTATGTCTAAAAAAATGACGATCGTTCCTTCTGCAGCGACTGTTAAAACTTCTGAAACTTTGCCGTTGCAAGTTCTAAATGGTAAAGCGCCATTTAAGTTTGCTTCTAGCAATGCTTCTGTAGCCACAGTTTCTGACAACGGAACTTTCACGGCAGTATCTAACGGTTCCACTGTGATCACAGTGACTGATGCTGACGGAAAAACGGCTTCGACATTGAATATGAACGTGGGTGCTAAATCTTCAAATCCACCTTCACAACCTCCGGGTGGTGGCGATCCAGGCAACCCAGGTGAACCCGGCGAATGCCCACTTGGCGATCCACAACTTTGCCAAATCATCTGCCAAATCCAACCAGATCTTCCGTTCTGCCAATAG
- a CDS encoding enoyl-CoA hydratase-related protein, translating to MGFYSQIFTHLKASRADSVLWLSLDNQEFSNAISLEMVTSLTTVLREADQDPNIRVVVIRGQGNVFCAGGDVKAMKAQTGMFAGESNELRLRYIHGIQQIPKVMEEFSKPLIAMVNGAAIGAGCDLAMMCDLRVGCENSKFGETFVKLGLVPGDGGAFFLQRVIGYSKAMQMSLTGEMVSGEEVKNWGLVNYFTEAAHLEAETQRIAVKIAENPPIAVQMTKKAVKLAQRSDLSTILELSAAYQGITQRTQDHFTALEAMTNKSTTAYTGK from the coding sequence ATGGGATTTTATTCGCAGATTTTTACTCATCTTAAAGCGAGTCGTGCCGACTCTGTTTTGTGGCTCAGTCTTGATAACCAAGAATTTAGCAATGCTATTTCGTTAGAAATGGTGACCTCGTTAACCACAGTTTTGCGTGAAGCCGATCAAGATCCCAACATTCGCGTGGTCGTGATTCGTGGGCAGGGGAATGTCTTTTGCGCCGGTGGCGATGTGAAAGCCATGAAAGCACAAACTGGTATGTTTGCCGGTGAAAGCAACGAGCTGCGCTTGCGCTATATTCACGGCATCCAGCAAATCCCGAAAGTGATGGAAGAGTTTTCTAAGCCCTTAATTGCGATGGTGAACGGGGCGGCTATTGGGGCAGGTTGTGATCTGGCGATGATGTGTGATCTGCGTGTGGGGTGTGAAAACTCTAAATTTGGTGAGACGTTTGTGAAATTGGGCCTGGTCCCAGGTGATGGGGGAGCCTTTTTCTTACAGCGTGTGATTGGCTATTCTAAGGCCATGCAAATGTCTTTAACCGGCGAAATGGTTTCAGGCGAAGAGGTGAAGAATTGGGGCTTGGTTAATTACTTTACCGAGGCCGCCCATCTTGAAGCCGAAACTCAAAGGATCGCCGTAAAGATTGCTGAAAACCCACCGATCGCAGTTCAAATGACTAAAAAAGCGGTGAAGCTGGCGCAGCGTTCAGATCTTTCAACGATTTTGGAACTTTCAGCGGCCTATCAAGGTATTACCCAAAGAACCCAAGACCACTTCACGGCCTTAGAGGCTATGACTAATAAATCGACAACGGCCTATACTGGAAAATAA
- a CDS encoding dihydroorotase, translating into MKTYDLILKGGTCLLPNPSGTGLIEQLADVAISNGRIEKIADLINEPAAKVMNLKGLHVLPGVIDSQVHFREPGLEHKEDLETGTRAAVLGGVTTIFEMPNTNPSTTTKEAFEDKLNRAKNRAHANYAFFMGGAHDNVDKIAQLEMLPHCSGVKIFMGSSTGTLLVEDDDTLEKILMQGHRRVIFHSEDEMRLRERKHIAVEKADPHFHHVWRDVETAVNSTRRLLRLARKTGRRIHVLHISTGDEMEMLKEAKDIATVEVLPQHLTLFAPDCYDKLGTYAQQNPPIREKHHLERIWKAVLDGTVDVIGSDHAPHTKEEKNRPYPASPSGVPGVQTLVPIMLNHVHEGRMPLKRFVEMVTENPRKVFGVKNKGRLEVGYDADITVVDLKKKKTITNDWIASRCGWTPFDGMQVTGWPTHTIVGGHIVMENDQVVMPSMGQAVDFIETSK; encoded by the coding sequence ATGAAAACCTATGATTTAATTCTTAAAGGCGGAACCTGTTTACTTCCCAACCCTTCGGGAACAGGTCTTATCGAACAACTGGCCGACGTTGCGATTTCAAACGGACGCATCGAAAAAATAGCGGACCTCATTAACGAACCTGCCGCTAAAGTCATGAACCTGAAAGGCCTTCATGTCCTGCCTGGAGTGATCGATAGCCAAGTTCATTTTCGCGAACCCGGTCTTGAACACAAAGAAGACCTTGAAACCGGCACTCGAGCCGCAGTTTTAGGTGGTGTCACCACGATTTTTGAAATGCCTAACACCAATCCTTCAACGACGACGAAAGAAGCCTTTGAAGACAAATTAAATCGCGCTAAAAATCGCGCGCATGCCAATTACGCGTTTTTTATGGGCGGCGCTCACGATAACGTTGATAAAATCGCGCAGCTTGAAATGCTGCCACATTGTTCGGGTGTCAAAATATTTATGGGCAGCTCCACCGGAACATTGCTGGTCGAAGACGACGACACCTTAGAAAAAATCTTAATGCAAGGCCATCGTCGAGTCATCTTTCACAGCGAAGATGAAATGCGCTTAAGAGAGCGCAAACACATCGCTGTCGAAAAAGCCGATCCGCATTTCCATCACGTGTGGAGAGACGTAGAAACGGCCGTGAATTCCACCCGAAGACTTTTGCGCTTGGCTCGAAAAACCGGTCGCCGTATTCACGTGCTGCATATTTCAACAGGCGATGAAATGGAGATGTTAAAAGAGGCCAAAGACATCGCCACTGTTGAAGTTCTTCCTCAGCATCTGACTTTATTTGCGCCGGACTGTTACGACAAGCTGGGCACATACGCTCAACAAAATCCGCCCATCCGTGAAAAGCATCATCTTGAACGCATCTGGAAAGCCGTTCTTGATGGCACGGTGGACGTGATTGGTTCCGATCACGCGCCACACACTAAGGAAGAAAAAAATCGTCCCTACCCTGCCAGTCCTTCGGGCGTTCCGGGAGTGCAAACCTTAGTGCCAATTATGTTAAATCATGTCCATGAAGGCCGTATGCCATTAAAACGTTTTGTAGAAATGGTGACCGAAAATCCACGGAAAGTTTTTGGTGTCAAAAACAAAGGCCGCTTAGAAGTGGGCTATGATGCCGACATCACCGTGGTGGATTTAAAGAAAAAGAAAACCATCACCAATGATTGGATTGCCAGCCGTTGCGGATGGACACCGTTTGATGGCATGCAAGTCACCGGTTGGCCCACGCACACGATTGTCGGCGGTCACATTGTGATGGAAAATGATCAGGTCGTTATGCCGTCGATGGGTCAAGCCGTGGACTTTATAGAGACTTCGAAATGA
- a CDS encoding DUF6279 family lipoprotein yields MKRIIFSLFAVFILSTTACSRGEFLFRFADDYAASKADRYFDLTSAQKKEFKIEIRKDIDTGKKEAFPKMANRLRQLEKDIKSDDVDPAVFTKAFNEIEKQVKGIGVYFQDTAIKTSLNLSQAQVEHFANEVREDIAKEEKDPAEATEKVEKRYRKNIEYFVGSVTREQNKMIQSFLDKNPYPWRLQNRSQEHVVKQFVVAAQSPDTRKAFVEKFAKDYESVRLPEYRKALSEHQAAFISFLTNDFWKSMSKEQKKTFKENLIARAEQLERIAKQ; encoded by the coding sequence ATGAAAAGAATTATATTTTCGTTATTCGCCGTTTTTATTTTATCCACCACCGCCTGCTCCCGCGGGGAATTCCTGTTCCGCTTTGCGGATGATTATGCCGCATCTAAGGCCGATCGTTATTTTGATTTAACATCGGCTCAGAAAAAAGAATTTAAAATAGAAATCCGTAAAGATATTGATACTGGCAAAAAAGAAGCTTTTCCTAAAATGGCAAATCGCCTTCGTCAGTTAGAAAAAGATATCAAATCTGATGATGTGGATCCCGCAGTTTTCACCAAGGCCTTTAACGAAATTGAAAAACAAGTCAAAGGCATTGGCGTGTACTTTCAAGACACCGCGATTAAAACATCGTTAAATCTATCCCAAGCTCAAGTGGAACACTTTGCCAATGAAGTGCGCGAAGATATCGCCAAAGAAGAAAAAGATCCCGCAGAGGCTACCGAGAAAGTTGAAAAACGCTATCGCAAAAATATTGAATACTTTGTCGGCAGCGTGACTCGCGAACAAAATAAAATGATCCAAAGCTTTTTAGATAAAAATCCTTACCCTTGGCGCTTACAGAACCGCAGCCAAGAACATGTGGTGAAACAATTCGTGGTCGCAGCCCAAAGCCCCGATACGCGCAAGGCCTTCGTTGAAAAGTTCGCCAAAGACTATGAATCTGTGCGCTTGCCAGAATACAGAAAAGCCTTGAGTGAACATCAAGCGGCATTTATTAGCTTCCTGACAAATGATTTTTGGAAATCGATGTCTAAAGAACAAAAAAAGACTTTCAAAGAAAACCTGATAGCGCGGGCCGAACAGTTAGAGCGTATTGCAAAGCAATAG
- a CDS encoding undecaprenyl-diphosphate phosphatase, whose protein sequence is MDFVHAIILGIVEGITEFLPISSTGHMIIASSLMGIEDNQFTKAFEVIIQFGAILSVLVLYWKRFLPNWSFYKKLFVAFLPIAIIGFFAKDLVEHMLGSVQVVAWSLIIGGVILVWSDRWFSHLTTEGQGRTFKDMNYFDSVKLGLFQAIAMIPGVSRSGATIMGGLTLGMNKKEAAEFSFFLAVPTMAAACGYKLLKIYKTIDAAQINLLLVGGFVAFVVAMLAIKFFIGIVARYGFRGFGYYRIVLGLVILVMIYSGIELKLT, encoded by the coding sequence ATGGATTTTGTTCACGCAATTATACTTGGAATAGTGGAAGGGATTACCGAATTTCTTCCGATCTCATCGACCGGCCACATGATTATTGCCAGCTCCTTGATGGGAATTGAAGACAATCAATTCACCAAAGCTTTTGAAGTCATCATTCAATTCGGAGCCATTTTGTCCGTTCTGGTTTTATACTGGAAACGCTTTTTACCGAACTGGAGCTTCTATAAAAAACTCTTCGTGGCATTTTTGCCGATCGCGATTATTGGTTTTTTTGCCAAAGATCTCGTCGAACATATGTTAGGAAGTGTTCAAGTTGTTGCGTGGTCCTTAATTATCGGTGGTGTTATTTTAGTGTGGTCTGACAGATGGTTTTCTCATCTGACCACCGAAGGGCAAGGGCGTACATTTAAGGACATGAATTACTTTGATTCCGTTAAACTGGGACTTTTTCAAGCCATCGCCATGATCCCCGGTGTGTCCAGATCAGGAGCCACTATTATGGGTGGCCTGACACTTGGCATGAACAAAAAAGAAGCAGCTGAATTTTCATTTTTCTTAGCTGTCCCCACAATGGCCGCAGCCTGCGGATACAAACTTTTAAAAATCTATAAGACCATCGACGCCGCACAAATCAATCTGCTTTTGGTCGGTGGATTTGTGGCTTTTGTGGTGGCGATGCTTGCGATCAAATTTTTTATCGGTATAGTAGCTCGCTATGGATTTCGCGGGTTTGGCTATTACCGCATTGTTCTGGGTCTCGTGATTTTGGTCATGATTTATTCTGGAATCGAGTTAAAGCTTACATAA
- a CDS encoding HEAT repeat domain-containing protein, whose translation MKQIFVASLGFTLLCSSVLAANTRPSSSTLTSAMEVLNLPAENRRMLIGEVGEKHYESFITLAFNDKQPMSVRWRALTAAAESRRERATADLMKAGSNREWYMRNAALVALNEVNPAQGEVLAKQLLKDKALVVRSAAVQALEKSTNPTTRDLLWDELNQNYNFKNTQSLWIRPQIIGILNKKPLDRELKIFAQLLSDNDIQVQANAIRGLEKLTGVKLGEEANVAKSVGLWKDYVRKENIQL comes from the coding sequence ATGAAACAGATCTTCGTGGCATCTCTTGGGTTTACTCTACTTTGTTCAAGTGTTTTGGCAGCCAACACAAGACCTTCATCTAGTACTTTAACTTCGGCCATGGAAGTTCTTAATTTGCCCGCAGAAAACCGTCGCATGCTGATTGGCGAGGTGGGCGAAAAACACTATGAAAGCTTTATCACTTTAGCCTTTAACGACAAGCAACCGATGTCCGTTCGTTGGAGAGCTTTAACTGCGGCGGCAGAATCTCGCCGTGAAAGAGCGACGGCTGATTTGATGAAAGCCGGATCGAATCGCGAGTGGTACATGCGCAATGCCGCGCTTGTGGCGTTAAATGAAGTCAACCCCGCGCAAGGCGAAGTTTTAGCAAAGCAGCTTTTAAAAGATAAGGCCTTAGTTGTTCGTTCCGCAGCCGTGCAAGCTTTAGAAAAAAGCACGAACCCGACAACACGTGATCTTTTATGGGATGAGCTCAATCAAAACTATAACTTTAAAAACACCCAAAGCCTGTGGATCCGTCCTCAGATCATTGGCATTTTAAATAAGAAACCTTTGGATCGTGAGTTAAAGATCTTTGCTCAGCTTTTATCGGACAACGATATCCAAGTTCAGGCCAACGCCATCCGTGGTTTAGAAAAACTGACCGGCGTGAAATTGGGCGAAGAAGCCAACGTGGCTAAGTCCGTCGGTCTTTGGAAAGACTACGTTCGTAAAGAAAATATTCAATTATAA
- a CDS encoding inner membrane-spanning protein YciB, with protein sequence MNSKALGFFFGGLLPVIAFTVIEEYYGVMAGLLAGMVFGCGEIIFELYKYKKIQRITLIGNGLLIGLGVISLISSEGIWFKLQPAIMEGIFAIVLWGSWALKKPLLVYLAEQQGHQFPLIIKEKMSGFTFRIGVFFAIHAALATWAAFSWSTRDWALLKGVGLTVSFVLYLVIEGFILRRSIRKID encoded by the coding sequence ATGAATTCGAAAGCCCTAGGATTTTTCTTTGGCGGGTTATTACCCGTCATCGCCTTTACGGTGATTGAAGAATATTACGGTGTGATGGCCGGTCTTCTGGCCGGAATGGTTTTTGGCTGTGGCGAGATTATTTTTGAACTTTATAAATATAAAAAAATTCAGCGCATCACTTTGATTGGCAATGGCCTTTTAATTGGCCTGGGTGTGATCTCGCTGATTTCTTCAGAAGGCATTTGGTTTAAACTGCAGCCTGCCATCATGGAAGGCATTTTTGCGATCGTGCTGTGGGGCTCATGGGCCCTAAAAAAGCCATTATTAGTGTATTTAGCCGAACAACAAGGACATCAATTTCCCTTGATCATTAAAGAAAAAATGAGTGGGTTCACATTCCGAATCGGAGTCTTCTTCGCTATCCATGCGGCTTTAGCGACCTGGGCCGCGTTTTCGTGGAGCACGCGCGACTGGGCGCTGTTAAAGGGAGTTGGACTGACGGTTAGTTTTGTCCTGTATCTTGTCATTGAGGGTTTCATCCTGCGGCGGTCTATTCGTAAAATAGACTGA